The genomic DNA AAAGCTCGCTCCCGGCGGCTTCGTTTTCGTCAAGACGGCCGATCTGCGCACCGGCCCCTTTGATCTGGCCGTGGCCGACCACTGCCACCACTTCACCTTGGAAATGCTCGCCTGCCTGCTTGGCCGGACCGGCTTTGCCGTGACCCGGGCCTTTGACGACTGGGTGGACAAGGAAATCGGGCTGGTGGCCGTGGCGGCGGACCAGCCCGCCCCCGGCCCCATGCCGCCGGTTCCCCTGGCCGAGGTCGAAGCCGTGGTGCGGGCCAATCTGGGGGTCATGGCCGCCATCCGGGACAAGGCGGCGGCCAGCGCCGTGCGCCCCCTGGGCATCCTGGGCACGGCCATTTCCGCCACCTGGCTGGCCAACCAGCTCGGCCCCGGCGCGGCCTCGTTTTTCGTGGACGAGGACACCTCCCGGGTCGGCCGGACCCATATGGACCGGCCGGTCCTGAGCCTGGACCAGGCCCCGGCGGGTTGCGCCGTCTGCGTCCCCTTTCCGCCGCCGGTGGCGGCCAGGATCGTCTCCCGCGTGGGCCAAACGCGGCCGGACATCACGTTTTTGGCCTGACCTCGGCCGGTCCATTTGCCAACCCGACAGGAAAACGGTGCGCCATGTTCAGAACGGTTTTGGCCGATACGCCCCTTGGCGACGACGGCTCCCTTTTCATCTTCCTCGGCGCGCCGGCCGCCGCCGGCATCAAGCGCAAGCTGGCCTTCCCGGCGGTCAACGAGGCGGTCCTGCAGGGCGTGACGGCGCTTCCGGTCCAGGCCCTGCTTGACGGCGTGACCGTGGTCATCGACGCCGCCGCCTACGCCAGGGACAAGGTCTGGATCGATGCCGTGCAAAAGCAGCTGGCCATGGTCTACTGCAAGCACGTGCTGTTCCCCCGCCAGTCGGGCACCATCCCGGATGTGGCCGGAGCCCGGCAGGAAGAGGGCTATTTACTGCTGCAGCGGGAAATCCAACGGGCCGAGAACGTCGCCCTGTATTTGCAATCACCCTTGTGCAACCGGCTGCGGGGCCTGGGCCGGGGTCTGGCCACGGCCGTCCTGCTGCCCGGGCCATCCCTCAACAAGGTCGCGCCCTTGCTGCCGGAACTGCGGGAAAAATGCCTGATCGTGTGCGTGCCGCGCACCGTCGCCTTTTGCCTTCAGGCCGGGGTCGAGCCGGATTTCGTCGTAAGCCTTGACACGGCAGCGCGCATGCAGCACCTGGTCCGTCCATCCCGGCCCCTGCCCGAGACCTACCTGGTGGCCTTGAGCCCCGGGGCCCTGGCCCGGCCCGTGCGGCGCTATCGGGGCCTCTTCCTAATGGACAGCTTCGACACGTCCATCCTGCCCAATCCCTACCGCCTGCGGGAATCCTGGCTGAGCTGCGCCATTTCCACCCTGGGATTGGCCGAGCTGCTGGGGGCCGGCGTCGTCTTCCTGGCCGGCGGCGATCACTCCTGGGAAGACCCCGACTCCCTCTCCACGTACTGGAACACGATCCCGTCTGCGCCCTTCAAGGGGAACGACACGGCCTTCCGACCCCACGACGGGCCGGCCATGGTCCGGGACCTGGAACAATGGGCCCCGATCGACGTGCCCGAGGGGGCGCACATGCAGGCCCCGGCCTCGGGCCCCACCCCCGTGGGCCTGCCCGACCTCTACGCCCGGTTCCCTCTGCGCGACCGTAACGGCAACATGGTCTTCACCTATTTCCACTATTTCGCCATCAGCGCGGAGCTGGAACAGGTGGCGCGGGAGATGGCCCAGGTTGGCATCCGCTGCCATCTGCTGGAGGAGCGCGGCATTCTGTCGCCCGAGGTTTTCAGGCCCGGCGGCCGGGACCTGCTGGCGACCTTCCCCCCCATCGACAGACCCGCCTTCCTCGCCAGGGCGGACGCGGCCCATTCCCGGCGGGAAGCCGTCCGCCACGCCCAGTATGCCCGGGAGCTCGAAGCCACCGCCAACAACGTGTCCAAGCAGGCCGCCTACCTCACCCTGCGCCTGCTTGACGGCGAGGTTACTGAGGCCCGGCAGCATCCTTACGTGCAGGCCATCGAACAGGCCTCGATCCAGCGCAAGATGCCTGCCGTGCGAGACTACGCCTTCCGGGTCAAGTTCGATTGCGACTACGCCTTCTACGTCCACCAGTTGCGCAGCCTCGTCATCGACTCCAGGGAATTCCCCCCCCTGAAAGACACCTTCTACCAGCAGCGCATCCGGCAGTGCCAGGAGCGGGTGACCCCCGAGAACTTCGAGCAGGTCCGCAAGGAACTGTTTCCCCAGGAAGAGGCCCTCGCCGTTCAGACCACCGCCCTGGCCTGCCGCACCTGGGCGGCCAGGCTGGAAGAAGGCGCGGCTCTGTGCCGGGTGTATCAGGCCGCCGCCGCTGGGGAGGTGGTGGTGCTGTGGTGCCTGCCCGAGGAAAAGGCCGACTGCTTCAAAGCCGTACGGCAAGCCGTCGGGGCGTTTCGGCCGCACTTCGCCACCCTGACCATGCAGGAGGAACTGGCCTCGGCCAGCAAGACCATCGAGTACGTGTATTTCGAGCATTTCCTGCTCTACGCCCACGCTTGCCCCCACGCCCAAGTGACCAGCCGGGGCTTTGCACGGGAGTACGGCAACCTGCTGGAGCTGGCGGACCGCAAGCGCCTCGTCCCCATGCATGTACTGGAATGCCGATTCCTCCCCGGTGAGGACAAATGTCCTCGCGCCTGATCCCCCCGCACGGCCTGCAAGGAGCCCAGCATGAACACCCTCTCCAAGAAAGACGCCCAATGGGACCGCATCGCCGTCTCGGGCAAGGTGCTGGTGGTCAAGCCAGACGACAACGGATTCTATCCCGTGGGCTTTTCCTACCTCCTGGGCGCCTGGGATGAGGTCGGCATCCGTTACGACTATGTTGACATGTTCCTGTATCCCGACACGGATATCGAAGACCTGCTGCGTCGCAACGAGTACCTGGCCGTGTGCACCGGCGGGCTCCTTGGGTCCCTGACCTTCTTCCAGACCTTGTTCGCCCGTGTCAAAAAGACAAAGCCCGACCTGCCATGCGTGCTTGGCGGCAACGTGACCACCGACTTTCCCACCGCCCTGCTCTTTTCTCAAACCGAGGCGGATTACCTTGTCTTCGGCGAGGGCGAGATCACCGGCACCTTGCTGCTGTCGCACATCCAGCAGCACGGCGCGGCCCCCACGGACCTCCTGGGCGTGGCCTACCGCTCCACCGCCACGCCAGAGGGCTTTATCCGCAACAGACACCGGCCGCCCCTGGACCTCGCGGCCCACAACTGGCAGCCGACCTGGAAATTTCTGGAGGTGGACCGCTACGCCCAACGGCCCCACTGCACCCTGCGACTGTTCCCCGTGCTGACGGGTCGGGGCTGCAAGGGGCGCTGCTCCTTCTGTTCTCCCACGAACGGGGCCTACAGAGGCCGCCCCCTGGATCACGTGTTCCAGGAGATCGAGGGCATCATCAAGACGTACGACTTCGACTACCTGCACTTCCTCACCGAAATCTTCTTTCAGCAAGAGGCGGAGGTGCTGGAGTTCTGCCGCCGCTACAAGACCCTTGCCCGCCCCAAGCCCTGGGCTTGCCTGCAGCGGATGGATACCTCGCCCCGGGTGCTGGCCGCCATGAAGGACGCCGGGTGCTTCACCATCAACGTCGGCGTCGAGAGCGGAAGCGACCGCGTGCTGCGGGAGATGAAAAAGGACATCACCGTGGCGCAGATCCGCTCGTTCGTCGACCGAATGAAGGCCTGCGACATGGGGGTGGAAGCCTCGTTCATGGTGGGCAACTACGACGAGACCGAGACGGACATCATCAGCACGGTGGACCTGATGCTGGAACTTGGCGTGGGCGGACCCAAGGCCATGTGCGTCAACTACCCAGGCACCCTCAACTTCATTCGGGCCCAGAAGCGCGGGCTGGTGCCGGACGTGCTGCAGTACGCCAAGGCGCTGCGACGCGCCTACACCTTCGACTGGCTGCAGCACATCGAGGCCCACAAGTCGGGAGACATCCAGTACCTGAACATCACCGCCATGGACGACGACACCTTGTTCGAGGTCGTGGTGCGGGAACTGCGGCGGCTGCACGAGTACGGGTACCACGTTCGGGACGTGCAGGCGACGCCCGTTCCCCAGGCCGCCGGGGACGCGCTGCCCGAGGCCTACGACCTGCGCGGGGCGTGCCCGTTCTGCGGGGCTGGCATGTCGGCCCGGGTCTACCTGGACGATTTCCAGTCGTTCGAGGACGCCGCCTGCCCCCACTGTCTGGCCTACCAGCAAAAGTCCTTCTTCGCGCCCCTGGATGTGCCGGAGGTGCGCGTCGCCTTCGCCGAACGGCGTCCCAGGCTTGATAAGGCGCGTCGCTGCGTGCTCCTGGGGCCGGACCAGGCCATCCGGACCGTGCTGCGTCGGGGGTGGGCGGGGTTCGACTTCTCCCGGGTGGTCGGCGTCGTCCCCTTGAAGGAAGGCAACCCGTGTCAGGCCCGGTTCCTCGGCCACCTGCCTGTCCTGGATCTGGCGGTGCTGCGGAACCATGGCGTGGACCTGGCGGTGTCCGTGGCCGCCGGTCCCGCAGGCCTGCGGGACAGCCTGGGCGAGGCGGCCATGGAGACCTTGCGGCGCCAGGGCGTGGATGTCGTCTCCCTGTTTCCATTCGGCGTCATCGGCCGCGACGTGCCCGTGACGGACCTGCCGGCCGGCAAGGTCCTGGCGGTGGCTTCGGCCCAGCCGCCCGCGGTGCGCAGCCTGCTGCAGGACCTGCGTCGCGCCGGCTGCGAGGTCTCTCTCCTCGTTCCGCAGCCCAAGCAGGGGGCCTACCTGGAGCACCTCACCGGACAGGAACACATCTTCCCCGGAAAGATGTTCCACGCCCAGGCCATGTCCGAAGCCCTGCTCCAGGCCGTCCGCCAGGAGGGCTACGACTACGCCGTGTTCCCCTACTCCCAGTCCCTGGAGTTCTACGAGAACGTGCTGAAATGTATCATCGCCTGCGGCATTGACGACATCTACATCTACCACGCCAACAACAGCACGGTGTCCCAGGAGGATCACATGGCCTTCAAGCTGCCGCATCACGTCAGGATGCGCGCCATGGGACACCGGCCCTGCGAAGCCGCGTTCCTCCCATGAGGTAAGTGGACGGGAGCGGCACCGGCAAATTCAGGCCGCTACGACCGCTACAATCGACTGAGCGTACGATTTTTCCCGTTTTCTGAGGTTGCCCCTGTTACCTCCATTAAAAGACATCGCCCCGACTGGGCCTCATCAGGCAATATCTCTCCGTCAGGATGGCCTTGGAACGAGCGGCATGGACGGAGGATAGGGCATGGAGACCAGTCGTCGCCGTTCCTCGTCGGGGACCTGACTGTTGTTGACATGCCAGGCGTACGCCACGGGAATGCCGCAGGCGGCCAAACATGCCAACACGTTGCCGTATCCCGTCAACTCTTTGATAAACGGCACCACCGCGCAGTCCGCGTCGGAGGTGAGCGCCGCCTCCGGCAGGGTTTGCGCGTTGAAAAGCGAGCCAGGACAGGTAATGGTTGAACCATTCACCAGGTCTTCCACTTCGATGAGGGAAGGTGAATCCTGGAGGATCAAAACCGAGACTGTGCAGCCCCTGGCCCGCAACGATCGCAGCAGTTCGCGCACCGGCTCCTGCCTGGCGCAACAGGCCACCAGCACGTGGGCGCCGGCCAGGGACTCCAGGCAACATTCCACGCCCAGACGACCGTAAGGAAAGACCGAACGTACCCCAAGGCGGCCGGCCTCGTGCAAGGCGCCCAGGGCTCGGAAGCCCGCCCCTCCCCGGCTGATGAGGTTGGACAGGGCATCCCCGGCTGCGGCGCCTAGGGCCACCAGCGTGTCCGCGCTGTGCGCCACCTCCTCCGGTGAAAGTTGCCGAAGATTGCCGA from Solidesulfovibrio carbinolicus includes the following:
- a CDS encoding 6-hydroxymethylpterin diphosphokinase MptE-like protein encodes the protein MFRTVLADTPLGDDGSLFIFLGAPAAAGIKRKLAFPAVNEAVLQGVTALPVQALLDGVTVVIDAAAYARDKVWIDAVQKQLAMVYCKHVLFPRQSGTIPDVAGARQEEGYLLLQREIQRAENVALYLQSPLCNRLRGLGRGLATAVLLPGPSLNKVAPLLPELREKCLIVCVPRTVAFCLQAGVEPDFVVSLDTAARMQHLVRPSRPLPETYLVALSPGALARPVRRYRGLFLMDSFDTSILPNPYRLRESWLSCAISTLGLAELLGAGVVFLAGGDHSWEDPDSLSTYWNTIPSAPFKGNDTAFRPHDGPAMVRDLEQWAPIDVPEGAHMQAPASGPTPVGLPDLYARFPLRDRNGNMVFTYFHYFAISAELEQVAREMAQVGIRCHLLEERGILSPEVFRPGGRDLLATFPPIDRPAFLARADAAHSRREAVRHAQYARELEATANNVSKQAAYLTLRLLDGEVTEARQHPYVQAIEQASIQRKMPAVRDYAFRVKFDCDYAFYVHQLRSLVIDSREFPPLKDTFYQQRIRQCQERVTPENFEQVRKELFPQEEALAVQTTALACRTWAARLEEGAALCRVYQAAAAGEVVVLWCLPEEKADCFKAVRQAVGAFRPHFATLTMQEELASASKTIEYVYFEHFLLYAHACPHAQVTSRGFAREYGNLLELADRKRLVPMHVLECRFLPGEDKCPRA
- a CDS encoding class I SAM-dependent methyltransferase — encoded protein: MPHSRCLLCAHDAFLDVSPPGLVGVTSDCKPWPRAGELRLCRRCGHVQKALTPQWLRDVAEIYAGYELYPLSALSEQMIRVGDGFVSRNGHLADRLAGVHPIAETGDILDIGCGNGGFLRAFSKRFPGWRLFGCEQQADRRQDILGLPAAGGFYQGDIEAIDRRFDAISLVYVIEHLFDPAAVLRAIRQKLAPGGFVFVKTADLRTGPFDLAVADHCHHFTLEMLACLLGRTGFAVTRAFDDWVDKEIGLVAVAADQPAPGPMPPVPLAEVEAVVRANLGVMAAIRDKAAASAVRPLGILGTAISATWLANQLGPGAASFFVDEDTSRVGRTHMDRPVLSLDQAPAGCAVCVPFPPPVAARIVSRVGQTRPDITFLA
- a CDS encoding B12-binding domain-containing radical SAM protein, yielding MNTLSKKDAQWDRIAVSGKVLVVKPDDNGFYPVGFSYLLGAWDEVGIRYDYVDMFLYPDTDIEDLLRRNEYLAVCTGGLLGSLTFFQTLFARVKKTKPDLPCVLGGNVTTDFPTALLFSQTEADYLVFGEGEITGTLLLSHIQQHGAAPTDLLGVAYRSTATPEGFIRNRHRPPLDLAAHNWQPTWKFLEVDRYAQRPHCTLRLFPVLTGRGCKGRCSFCSPTNGAYRGRPLDHVFQEIEGIIKTYDFDYLHFLTEIFFQQEAEVLEFCRRYKTLARPKPWACLQRMDTSPRVLAAMKDAGCFTINVGVESGSDRVLREMKKDITVAQIRSFVDRMKACDMGVEASFMVGNYDETETDIISTVDLMLELGVGGPKAMCVNYPGTLNFIRAQKRGLVPDVLQYAKALRRAYTFDWLQHIEAHKSGDIQYLNITAMDDDTLFEVVVRELRRLHEYGYHVRDVQATPVPQAAGDALPEAYDLRGACPFCGAGMSARVYLDDFQSFEDAACPHCLAYQQKSFFAPLDVPEVRVAFAERRPRLDKARRCVLLGPDQAIRTVLRRGWAGFDFSRVVGVVPLKEGNPCQARFLGHLPVLDLAVLRNHGVDLAVSVAAGPAGLRDSLGEAAMETLRRQGVDVVSLFPFGVIGRDVPVTDLPAGKVLAVASAQPPAVRSLLQDLRRAGCEVSLLVPQPKQGAYLEHLTGQEHIFPGKMFHAQAMSEALLQAVRQEGYDYAVFPYSQSLEFYENVLKCIIACGIDDIYIYHANNSTVSQEDHMAFKLPHHVRMRAMGHRPCEAAFLP